In Chryseobacterium gotjawalense, the following are encoded in one genomic region:
- a CDS encoding mevalonate kinase family protein, with product MTNPLFYAKILLFGEYGIIEDSQGLTLPYSFYKGTLKFSDLKSDFDKESNDSLLKYSDYLKDLELPEVFQLNISKFKKDIKKGLFFDSNIPQGYGVGSSGALVAAIFEKYSIKSYEPEQVSKDQLMNLRTIFGQMESYFHGKSSGIDPLICYMNLPILIESKESVDKVAIPASHEGKGAIFLIDSGMTGETGPMVQIFFEKMKTEGFRKTMKEEFIRYNNACIDAFLKKEMTPLFRNLKSLSVWAYEHFKPMIPESIYNVWKKGLDTNAYYLKLCGSGGGGYILGFTKDYKKAEKMLEGFHKEVIYRF from the coding sequence ATGACCAACCCTTTATTTTACGCAAAGATTCTTTTGTTCGGCGAATACGGTATTATCGAAGATTCGCAGGGACTTACTTTACCCTATAGTTTTTATAAAGGAACATTAAAATTTTCTGATTTAAAAAGCGATTTTGATAAAGAATCAAATGATTCGCTGCTGAAATATTCTGATTATTTAAAAGATTTAGAACTTCCAGAGGTTTTTCAACTCAATATTTCTAAGTTTAAAAAGGATATCAAAAAGGGATTGTTCTTCGATTCCAATATTCCGCAAGGATATGGGGTAGGAAGTTCAGGGGCTTTAGTTGCCGCTATTTTTGAAAAATATTCGATAAAAAGTTACGAACCAGAACAGGTTTCTAAAGATCAACTTATGAATCTCCGTACTATTTTCGGTCAAATGGAAAGTTATTTCCATGGAAAAAGTTCAGGAATTGATCCGCTGATCTGTTATATGAATCTGCCGATTCTTATCGAAAGCAAAGAAAGCGTGGATAAAGTTGCTATTCCGGCAAGTCATGAAGGGAAAGGAGCGATCTTCTTAATCGATTCCGGGATGACCGGGGAAACCGGACCGATGGTTCAGATTTTCTTTGAAAAAATGAAGACTGAAGGTTTCCGTAAAACGATGAAAGAGGAATTTATCCGCTACAACAATGCCTGTATTGATGCTTTTCTGAAAAAAGAAATGACTCCGCTTTTTAGAAATCTAAAGAGTCTTTCTGTCTGGGCTTACGAACATTTCAAACCAATGATTCCTGAAAGTATTTATAATGTCTGGAAAAAAGGATTGGATACCAATGCCTATTATCTTAAGCTTTGCGGAAGTGGCGGCGGCGGTTATATTTTGGGGTTTACCAAAGACTATAAGAAAGCAGAAAAGATGCTTGAAGGTTTCCACAAAGAAGTTATTTACAGGTTCTAG
- a CDS encoding MFS transporter has product MSENESLQTPNIKNNPKIMKAWALYDWANSVYSLVITSTIFPIYYSILTTASEKSEYVQETGQWIKVPVRHMIKIFGKEYQPDAIYGYSLTISFLIVVLLSPFLSSLADTIGNKKSFLQFFCYLGATSCMGLAMFTGMQNVFLGLLFSITASVGFWGSLVFYNSFLPDIATPDKQDALSAKGYVYGYLGSVVLVVICLLLIQVFAKDAEQAKIYTRISFLLTGAWWFGFSQYTFKHLPQFGNIKEQLPKDLVLLNYKNIFEKHEEQGGIWVVLNDNLHFYLDIAKQSFRELFKVGRVLFKDRNLKFFLSSFFFYSVGMQTIFLMATLFGKSEINLEQDKLIMTLLLIQIEAIIGAVVFSRLSRKIGNKNVISIAIVLWIVACLSAYFLNKENPNVEIQFYVIAGIIGLVMGGLQAMSRSTYSKLLPENSMDNTTFFSFYDVLEKIAIIIGTFIFATIIEKYHNMRYSALSMSAFFFVGLVLIRFLKVKMGKEK; this is encoded by the coding sequence ATGTCGGAAAACGAATCTCTACAAACTCCAAATATCAAGAATAATCCAAAGATCATGAAAGCCTGGGCTTTGTATGATTGGGCAAATTCTGTTTATTCATTGGTCATTACATCGACTATTTTCCCGATTTATTATTCGATTCTTACCACGGCCTCTGAGAAAAGCGAGTACGTGCAAGAAACCGGACAGTGGATTAAAGTTCCTGTTCGGCACATGATTAAGATTTTCGGAAAAGAGTATCAGCCAGATGCGATTTACGGATATTCTTTGACCATTTCATTTCTGATTGTAGTTTTGCTGTCACCATTTTTGTCATCGTTGGCAGATACGATTGGGAACAAAAAATCATTTCTGCAATTTTTTTGTTATTTGGGAGCCACTTCCTGTATGGGTTTAGCGATGTTTACGGGAATGCAAAATGTATTTCTGGGCTTATTATTCAGCATTACGGCCAGTGTCGGATTCTGGGGGAGTTTAGTCTTCTATAATTCTTTTTTGCCGGATATTGCAACTCCCGATAAGCAGGATGCACTTTCTGCAAAAGGGTATGTATATGGCTATTTAGGTTCTGTTGTTTTAGTGGTAATTTGTTTGTTGCTCATTCAGGTTTTTGCTAAAGATGCGGAGCAGGCGAAAATTTATACCCGAATTTCTTTTCTGCTAACAGGAGCGTGGTGGTTTGGTTTTTCCCAGTACACTTTCAAGCATTTGCCCCAATTTGGTAATATTAAAGAACAATTACCAAAAGATTTGGTGCTGTTGAATTATAAAAATATTTTTGAAAAACATGAAGAACAAGGGGGAATTTGGGTGGTTTTAAATGATAATCTTCACTTTTACCTTGATATTGCTAAGCAAAGCTTTAGGGAATTATTTAAAGTTGGGAGGGTTTTATTTAAGGACAGAAATTTGAAATTTTTCCTGTCGAGTTTCTTCTTTTACAGCGTTGGAATGCAAACCATTTTCTTGATGGCGACACTTTTTGGGAAGAGCGAAATCAATCTGGAACAGGATAAATTAATTATGACTTTATTATTAATTCAGATTGAAGCGATTATCGGAGCAGTTGTTTTCTCACGCTTATCCCGCAAAATTGGGAATAAGAATGTAATTTCGATTGCAATTGTACTTTGGATTGTAGCCTGTTTATCAGCATATTTCCTCAACAAAGAAAATCCAAATGTAGAAATCCAGTTCTACGTAATAGCCGGAATTATAGGTTTGGTAATGGGTGGTTTGCAGGCAATGTCGCGTTCTACCTACTCAAAGCTATTGCCGGAAAATAGTATGGATAATACGACCTTCTTTAGTTTTTATGATGTATTGGAAAAAATAGCTATCATTATTGGGACATTCATTTTTGCAACCATCATTGAAAAATACCATAATATGAGATATTCCGCTTTATCGATGTCGGCCTTTTTCTTTGTAGGACTGGTATTAATCCGGTTTTTGAAAGTAAAAATGGGGAAAGAAAAATAG
- a CDS encoding pseudouridine synthase, with amino-acid sequence MSRDSNGNKKPRISKISNSGSSPKPRGTKSARPRTEKPVERKEPKEPKAPREPRLMSQSEAKSYEKTFDKPASRKMGKRIGKSFDSSSKFDKGPSKSGVKKPYKKPFVPVDEAEKTRSFVQKRRFDKLAKETPKESIRLNKYIANSGICSRREADDLITQGLVEVNGKPVTEMGYQVQKTDRVVFDGQGITPEKPVYVLLNKPKGYISTTKDDKARKTVLDLVANASPYRLFPVGRLDRSTTGVILLTNDGHMTKKLTHPSFAMKKIYHVTLDRKLDRADLNMIQEGIRLEEGIAEVDSISYIEGKPKNEVGIELSIGWNRVVRRIFQKLGYEVELLDRVLFAGLTKKNIKRGHWRILTDLEVNTLKMI; translated from the coding sequence ATGAGCAGAGACAGTAATGGTAATAAGAAGCCACGCATTAGCAAAATTTCTAATTCAGGAAGTTCCCCGAAACCACGAGGAACAAAATCTGCTCGTCCGCGAACTGAAAAACCAGTAGAAAGAAAAGAGCCGAAGGAACCAAAAGCACCGAGAGAACCAAGACTGATGTCTCAATCGGAAGCGAAATCTTACGAGAAAACTTTCGATAAACCAGCTTCCCGAAAGATGGGAAAAAGAATCGGAAAATCTTTTGACAGCAGCAGTAAATTCGATAAAGGTCCTTCGAAATCCGGCGTTAAAAAGCCTTACAAGAAACCTTTCGTTCCTGTAGATGAAGCGGAGAAAACCCGTTCATTTGTACAAAAGAGAAGGTTTGATAAATTAGCCAAAGAAACTCCGAAAGAATCAATCCGTTTAAATAAATACATCGCGAATTCAGGAATTTGTTCCCGTAGAGAAGCTGATGATTTAATTACTCAAGGTTTGGTAGAAGTGAACGGAAAGCCTGTAACAGAAATGGGTTACCAGGTTCAGAAAACCGACAGAGTGGTTTTCGACGGACAGGGAATTACGCCAGAGAAACCGGTTTACGTTTTATTGAATAAACCAAAAGGATATATTTCTACCACCAAAGATGACAAAGCCAGAAAAACGGTTTTAGATTTGGTGGCAAATGCATCACCTTACCGATTGTTCCCGGTAGGAAGATTAGACCGTTCTACAACTGGAGTAATCCTGTTGACCAACGATGGTCACATGACGAAGAAACTGACGCATCCATCTTTTGCCATGAAAAAAATCTATCACGTGACTTTGGATCGGAAATTAGACAGAGCAGATTTAAATATGATTCAGGAGGGAATCCGTTTGGAAGAGGGAATTGCTGAAGTTGACAGCATTTCTTATATCGAAGGAAAACCTAAAAATGAAGTCGGGATCGAATTGAGTATTGGCTGGAATAGAGTAGTACGTCGTATTTTCCAGAAATTAGGATACGAAGTTGAATTACTTGACCGTGTTTTATTCGCAGGATTAACCAAGAAAAACATCAAACGTGGTCACTGGAGAATCTTAACTGATTTGGAAGTGAATACTTTGAAAATGATATAA
- a CDS encoding UbiA family prenyltransferase — translation MKNPLLYRFSQFIAFLMGARVFVALLLTFALYVSTFFLFNQEESLRNFVFDFKVHGIIFCSVLSILAGGIINQFYDREKDQLTKPFRTKIQNFLKQKYFLYAYIVLNLFSLGIAGMISVRVFFFFLIYQFLMWFYSHKLSKLLIINNLTFVSLSLYPFFGMLFYYKTFSVQIFLMSVFIFLMLLIIDIIKDTLTKNADKVFGYTTIPNYFSSATSGAFIVTLLIVAQISSGLIIWKMGLHSIMSYYFAASIFIQIISVFLALNKTKYSKFINLNMLRIWIFVGIIAMLANGIHQHYFI, via the coding sequence ATGAAAAATCCCTTACTTTATCGGTTTTCTCAATTCATTGCTTTTTTGATGGGTGCACGGGTTTTCGTCGCTTTACTGCTTACTTTTGCTTTATATGTTTCTACTTTTTTTCTCTTTAATCAGGAAGAAAGTTTGCGGAATTTCGTTTTCGATTTCAAAGTTCACGGCATTATTTTTTGCTCTGTTTTAAGTATTTTGGCAGGCGGAATTATCAATCAGTTTTATGACCGCGAAAAAGATCAGCTCACCAAACCATTCCGGACAAAAATTCAAAATTTCCTGAAACAGAAGTATTTTCTTTATGCCTATATCGTCCTCAATTTATTTTCGCTGGGAATCGCGGGAATGATCTCTGTGCGGGTTTTCTTTTTCTTTCTGATCTACCAGTTTTTAATGTGGTTTTACAGTCATAAATTGAGTAAATTATTGATTATTAATAATTTAACTTTCGTAAGTTTATCGTTATATCCGTTTTTTGGAATGTTGTTTTATTATAAAACTTTTTCAGTACAGATCTTTTTGATGTCTGTTTTTATTTTCCTGATGCTTTTAATTATCGATATTATTAAAGATACTTTAACCAAAAATGCAGACAAAGTTTTTGGTTACACTACTATTCCTAATTATTTCAGTTCTGCCACTTCAGGTGCTTTTATAGTAACGCTATTAATTGTCGCGCAGATTTCTTCCGGATTGATTATCTGGAAAATGGGCTTGCACAGTATTATGAGTTATTATTTTGCAGCAAGTATTTTTATTCAAATCATCTCGGTATTTTTAGCTTTAAATAAAACCAAATATTCGAAGTTTATCAATTTGAATATGCTTAGAATCTGGATTTTTGTGGGCATTATCGCTATGCTGGCCAACGGAATTCATCAGCATTATTTTATTTAA
- a CDS encoding DUF417 family protein: protein MLELLANSQRKFIHLLRIGIFIVMAWIGGLKAYQYEADGIIPFVANSPFMSFFLNHKVSDGDNYKLHKNKEGEAVAENIKWHETNGTYAFSYGLGTVIVAFGILVLLGIWFPKIGLIGGILTFGMSIVTLTFLITTPEAWVPNLGGPDHGFPYLSAAGRLVIKDIIMLGAGLVTASDSAKQLILNREK, encoded by the coding sequence ATGTTAGAATTATTAGCCAACTCACAACGCAAATTTATTCATCTTTTAAGAATTGGAATTTTCATTGTGATGGCATGGATTGGTGGTCTAAAGGCTTATCAATATGAAGCCGACGGAATTATTCCTTTTGTCGCAAATTCGCCTTTTATGAGTTTCTTTTTGAACCATAAAGTTTCAGACGGCGATAATTACAAATTACACAAAAACAAAGAAGGAGAAGCAGTTGCCGAGAATATCAAATGGCATGAAACCAACGGAACTTACGCATTTTCGTATGGTTTAGGAACAGTAATTGTCGCTTTCGGAATTTTGGTTTTACTCGGAATTTGGTTTCCAAAAATAGGACTTATTGGTGGGATTCTCACCTTCGGAATGTCGATTGTAACTTTAACATTTCTCATTACTACCCCAGAAGCTTGGGTCCCAAATTTAGGTGGCCCAGATCACGGGTTTCCTTATTTATCCGCAGCTGGAAGATTGGTTATAAAAGATATCATCATGCTTGGAGCCGGTTTGGTAACCGCTTCAGATTCGGCAAAACAACTGATTTTAAACAGAGAAAAATAG
- a CDS encoding acetyl-CoA C-acyltransferase — translation MKEVFIVSAVRTPMGSFLGSLASVPATKLGSTAIKGALDKINLDPRHVQEVYMGNVLQAGEGQAPARQALMGAGLSNETPATTVNKVCASGMKAVMMAAQSIKAGDQDVIVAGGMENMSSVPHYYNARNATKLGDVKMLDGMVLDGLTDVYNKVHMGVCAEKCAAEYGITREDQDQFAIESYKRSAKAWSEGKFKDEVVSVEIPQRKGDPIIFSEDEEYKSVNFDRIGTLPTVFQRENGTVTAANASTLNDGASALVLMSKEKMEELGLKPLAKIISYADAAQAPEWFTTAPSKALPIALKKANLEISDIDFFEFNEAFAVVGLANNKILGLDSSKVNVNGGAVSLGHPLGSSGSRIIVTLINVLKQNNGKYGAAAICNGGGGASAIVIENL, via the coding sequence ATGAAAGAAGTATTCATCGTATCAGCAGTGAGAACTCCAATGGGAAGTTTCTTGGGAAGTTTGGCCTCAGTTCCGGCTACAAAATTAGGTTCAACTGCAATTAAAGGTGCTTTAGACAAAATAAATCTTGACCCGAGACACGTTCAGGAAGTATATATGGGAAATGTTCTGCAGGCCGGAGAAGGCCAGGCACCCGCTCGTCAGGCATTAATGGGAGCAGGTTTATCCAATGAAACTCCCGCCACAACCGTCAATAAAGTATGTGCCTCAGGAATGAAAGCCGTGATGATGGCTGCACAGTCCATCAAAGCAGGTGACCAGGACGTAATCGTTGCAGGTGGAATGGAAAATATGTCTTCAGTTCCACATTATTACAATGCAAGAAATGCTACTAAATTAGGCGATGTTAAGATGTTGGACGGAATGGTGCTCGACGGTTTAACGGATGTTTACAATAAAGTTCACATGGGAGTCTGTGCAGAAAAATGTGCAGCCGAATATGGAATTACGAGAGAAGATCAGGATCAGTTCGCAATTGAATCTTATAAACGTTCGGCAAAAGCCTGGAGCGAAGGTAAATTTAAAGACGAAGTTGTTTCCGTTGAAATTCCACAGAGAAAAGGGGATCCAATTATTTTTTCTGAAGATGAAGAATATAAATCAGTAAACTTCGACAGAATCGGGACTTTGCCAACCGTTTTCCAAAGAGAAAATGGAACGGTAACTGCAGCAAACGCGTCCACTTTAAATGACGGAGCATCTGCCTTGGTTTTGATGTCCAAAGAAAAAATGGAAGAATTAGGATTAAAACCTTTAGCAAAAATTATTTCTTATGCTGATGCGGCGCAGGCTCCGGAATGGTTTACAACGGCACCTTCAAAAGCACTTCCTATCGCGTTGAAAAAAGCCAATTTAGAAATTTCAGATATCGACTTTTTTGAATTTAATGAAGCGTTTGCGGTTGTGGGTTTAGCAAATAATAAAATTTTGGGTCTTGACAGTTCTAAAGTGAATGTGAACGGTGGAGCGGTTTCCTTAGGTCACCCGCTTGGAAGTTCAGGTTCCAGAATTATTGTTACTTTAATTAATGTTTTGAAACAAAACAACGGCAAGTACGGTGCAGCGGCGATTTGCAACGGCGGCGGCGGAGCTTCGGCCATTGTTATCGAAAACTTATAG
- a CDS encoding NADP-dependent isocitrate dehydrogenase, translating into MAEKSKIVYTLTDEAPMLATHSFLPVVQAFTKTADIEIVPKDISLAGRILANFSEYLKDDQKVEDALAELGQLATTPDANIIKLPNISASVPQLDEAIAELQKHGFALPNYPAEPKNADEEKIKNTYAKVLGSAVNPVLREGNSDRRAPKAVKNYAKANPHKMGVWSADSKTTVANMKSGDFYGTEKSVTVENDAQYKIEFFGNDGSVKELKGLSPLKAGEIIDSSVMSLSALKGFVADAMAEAKLANVLLSGHLKATMMKISDPIIFGAIVETYFKDVFEKYKDTFKELDINPNFGLATLFEKISGHPKEAEIKADIAKTIENGPRIAMVNSDKGITNFHVSSDIIVDASMAALIRGGGKMWNAEGNEEDTVAMIPDRCYAGFYQAAIDDMKKHGALDPRTMGSVPNVGLMAQKAEEYGSHDKTFQLSADGTVKISDADGNVYMEQPVQTGDVFRMCQAKDAPIQDWVKLAVNRARLSDTPAVFWLDNQRAHDREMIRKVEKYLKDYDTTGLDIRIMNIEDAMNFTLERIRKGLDTISVSGNVLRDYLTDLFPILELGTSAKMLSIVPLMNGGGLFETGAGGSAPKHIQQFIQEGYLRWDSLGEFMALQASLEHLAQTQNNDKAQILADALDVANEKFLANDKSPSRKVGSIDNRGSHFYLAMYWAEALATQTKNADMAAIFAPVAKAMLDQESIINDELIGAQGKPQDIGGYYQPNSEKTDAAMRPSTTLNTIIDGI; encoded by the coding sequence ATGGCAGAAAAATCTAAAATCGTCTACACGCTGACAGACGAGGCGCCAATGCTGGCAACTCATTCTTTTTTACCTGTTGTACAAGCGTTCACTAAAACTGCAGACATCGAAATTGTACCAAAAGACATTTCACTTGCCGGCAGAATCCTGGCAAATTTCTCAGAATATCTGAAAGACGATCAAAAAGTAGAAGATGCTCTGGCTGAATTGGGTCAGTTGGCAACTACTCCAGATGCAAATATTATTAAACTTCCGAATATCTCAGCTTCAGTTCCACAATTAGATGAAGCCATTGCTGAATTACAAAAGCACGGTTTCGCTTTACCTAATTATCCGGCCGAACCGAAAAATGCGGATGAAGAAAAAATTAAAAACACCTATGCCAAAGTTTTGGGTAGCGCTGTGAATCCTGTTCTTAGAGAAGGGAATTCAGACCGTAGAGCACCGAAAGCTGTGAAGAATTATGCCAAAGCAAATCCTCACAAAATGGGAGTTTGGTCAGCAGATTCTAAAACTACCGTAGCAAATATGAAAAGTGGCGATTTTTATGGAACTGAAAAATCAGTAACGGTAGAAAATGACGCTCAATATAAAATAGAATTCTTCGGAAATGACGGTTCTGTAAAAGAACTGAAAGGATTATCTCCTTTGAAAGCCGGAGAAATTATCGATTCTTCTGTGATGAGTCTTTCTGCACTGAAAGGTTTTGTTGCCGATGCAATGGCAGAAGCAAAATTAGCAAATGTTCTTCTTTCCGGACACCTGAAAGCGACAATGATGAAGATTTCTGATCCAATTATTTTTGGAGCTATTGTAGAAACGTATTTCAAAGATGTTTTCGAAAAATATAAAGATACTTTCAAAGAATTAGATATTAATCCAAACTTCGGATTAGCAACACTTTTTGAAAAAATTTCCGGTCATCCAAAAGAAGCAGAAATTAAAGCGGATATCGCAAAAACAATTGAAAACGGACCAAGAATCGCGATGGTAAATTCTGACAAAGGAATTACCAACTTCCACGTTTCTTCCGACATTATCGTTGATGCTTCTATGGCTGCCTTAATTAGAGGTGGCGGTAAAATGTGGAATGCAGAAGGAAATGAAGAAGACACTGTTGCAATGATCCCGGACAGATGTTACGCAGGTTTCTACCAAGCAGCCATTGATGACATGAAGAAGCATGGTGCACTTGATCCCCGAACAATGGGCTCAGTTCCCAACGTTGGATTAATGGCTCAGAAAGCTGAAGAATACGGTTCTCATGACAAAACTTTCCAACTTTCTGCAGACGGAACTGTAAAAATTTCTGATGCTGATGGGAATGTATATATGGAACAGCCTGTTCAGACAGGAGACGTTTTCAGAATGTGCCAGGCAAAAGATGCACCAATTCAGGATTGGGTAAAATTAGCGGTCAACAGAGCGAGATTATCAGATACTCCTGCCGTTTTCTGGTTAGATAACCAAAGAGCGCATGACCGGGAAATGATCAGGAAAGTTGAGAAATATCTTAAAGATTATGACACAACTGGTCTTGACATCCGAATTATGAATATCGAAGATGCGATGAATTTCACTTTAGAAAGAATCAGAAAAGGTTTAGATACCATTTCTGTTTCCGGTAATGTATTGAGAGATTATTTAACTGACCTCTTCCCTATTTTAGAATTAGGAACTTCGGCAAAAATGCTTTCTATCGTTCCATTGATGAATGGTGGCGGTCTTTTCGAAACCGGAGCCGGAGGTTCTGCACCGAAACACATCCAACAATTTATCCAGGAAGGTTATTTGCGTTGGGATTCTTTAGGAGAATTCATGGCATTACAGGCGAGTTTAGAACATTTGGCTCAAACTCAAAATAACGATAAAGCGCAGATTTTAGCAGATGCTTTAGACGTGGCCAATGAGAAGTTTTTGGCTAATGACAAGTCACCTTCACGAAAAGTAGGTTCTATCGACAACAGAGGCTCCCATTTCTATCTGGCAATGTATTGGGCAGAAGCATTAGCAACACAAACCAAAAATGCTGATATGGCGGCTATTTTCGCTCCTGTGGCTAAAGCGATGCTTGATCAGGAATCAATAATTAATGATGAGTTAATTGGTGCGCAAGGGAAACCTCAGGATATCGGTGGATATTACCAGCCAAATTCAGAGAAAACAGATGCAGCGATGAGACCTTCAACAACTTTGAATACGATCATTGATGGAATTTAA
- the dnaJ gene encoding molecular chaperone DnaJ: protein MSKRDYYEILEVSKSASPEEIKKAYRKMAIKFHPDKNPGDKSAEEKFKEAAEAYEVLSDGNKKARYDQYGHAGMNGGGGFGGGGGFGGGMNMDDIFSQFGDIFGGHFGGGGGQQRQQLRGSNLRVRIKLNLEEMVNGTQKTIKVKKMKLAPGATSKTCPTCHGSGVQMKVMNTMFGQMQTQTHCGTCQGIGKIADKIPAGANSQGLIKEDEEVTINIPAGAREGIQLNVRGKGNDAPFGGTPGDLLVVVEEEVDAHIKREGDNLHQELYISFAEAALGAHKEIPTVGGKVKIKVDAGTQSGKILRLSKKGLPSIDSYGTGDMFVHINVWTPQNLSKEQRDFFEKQLANGEMLAEPSGKEKTFFEKVRDLFD from the coding sequence ATGTCTAAAAGAGATTACTACGAAATTCTGGAAGTATCTAAAAGTGCTTCTCCAGAGGAAATAAAAAAAGCCTACCGTAAAATGGCCATTAAATTTCACCCGGATAAAAACCCAGGTGATAAATCCGCGGAAGAGAAATTTAAAGAAGCTGCAGAAGCGTACGAGGTTTTGAGCGACGGCAATAAAAAAGCGCGTTATGACCAGTATGGTCACGCCGGAATGAACGGCGGCGGCGGGTTTGGCGGCGGCGGTGGCTTCGGCGGCGGAATGAATATGGACGATATTTTCTCCCAGTTCGGTGATATTTTCGGTGGACATTTCGGCGGTGGCGGTGGTCAGCAAAGACAACAGCTTCGCGGAAGCAACCTGAGAGTAAGAATTAAGCTGAACCTCGAGGAAATGGTTAATGGCACACAGAAAACCATTAAAGTTAAAAAAATGAAGCTGGCCCCTGGTGCAACTTCCAAAACCTGCCCTACCTGCCACGGATCCGGTGTACAGATGAAAGTGATGAACACCATGTTCGGTCAAATGCAAACACAAACGCATTGCGGAACTTGTCAGGGTATCGGTAAAATCGCCGATAAAATACCGGCTGGAGCCAACTCACAAGGCTTGATCAAGGAGGACGAAGAAGTAACCATTAATATTCCGGCAGGAGCAAGAGAAGGAATACAGTTGAATGTTCGCGGAAAAGGAAACGACGCACCATTCGGTGGAACTCCCGGAGACTTATTGGTCGTTGTAGAGGAAGAAGTAGATGCACACATCAAAAGAGAAGGCGATAATCTTCATCAGGAATTGTATATTTCTTTTGCAGAAGCGGCTTTGGGAGCACATAAAGAAATCCCGACCGTGGGTGGAAAAGTTAAAATAAAAGTGGATGCAGGAACACAGTCCGGAAAAATATTAAGACTTTCTAAAAAAGGTTTACCAAGCATCGACAGTTATGGAACCGGTGATATGTTTGTTCACATCAATGTCTGGACGCCACAAAACCTATCAAAGGAACAAAGAGATTTTTTCGAAAAACAGTTGGCAAATGGCGAAATGCTTGCTGAACCCTCTGGAAAAGAAAAGACATTTTTCGAGAAAGTGAGAGACTTATTCGATTAG
- a CDS encoding helix-turn-helix domain-containing protein → MNNSNFSVLQKQNSDFEKVFSDAFYHIFLFDGEGKILVDFVEYEFKGQTVFFTSPFQNIQIITENNIEIQMLSFHGDFYCIEFHKKEVACNGLLFNNIYLFPHFSLTKNTFDEIYDYFSKIKEINVSEDFSGAVLRSYLQLILAISSKEKSKFLPSADLMQKDFKELKDFQNLVEQHFLVEKSPAFYANLLHISPNRLSKKIKAEFSKTPSQIIQERVILEAKKQIHLTRKSMKEVAGELNFEDEFYFSKYFKKHTGISPTQFREEAGISIVADLSK, encoded by the coding sequence ATGAATAATTCAAATTTTTCGGTTCTTCAAAAACAGAACAGCGATTTCGAAAAGGTCTTCAGCGACGCTTTTTATCACATTTTTCTGTTTGATGGTGAAGGAAAAATATTGGTCGATTTTGTAGAATATGAATTCAAAGGACAAACGGTTTTCTTCACTTCCCCTTTTCAAAATATCCAAATTATCACTGAAAATAATATTGAAATACAGATGCTGAGTTTCCACGGTGATTTCTATTGCATCGAATTTCATAAAAAAGAAGTCGCCTGCAATGGTTTACTTTTCAATAATATTTATCTTTTTCCACATTTTTCTTTAACTAAAAATACTTTCGATGAAATCTATGATTATTTTTCAAAGATTAAAGAAATAAATGTTTCCGAAGATTTCTCAGGTGCGGTTTTGCGGTCTTATCTTCAATTAATTTTAGCGATTTCCAGCAAAGAAAAAAGTAAATTTCTACCATCGGCCGATTTAATGCAAAAAGATTTCAAGGAGCTGAAAGACTTTCAAAATTTGGTAGAGCAACATTTTCTGGTGGAGAAAAGTCCGGCGTTTTATGCAAACTTACTTCATATTTCTCCTAATCGTTTAAGTAAAAAAATAAAAGCAGAATTCTCGAAAACACCTTCGCAAATCATTCAGGAACGTGTAATTCTGGAAGCAAAAAAACAAATTCATCTCACCAGAAAATCAATGAAAGAAGTTGCTGGTGAACTCAATTTTGAAGATGAATTTTATTTCAGCAAATATTTTAAAAAACATACCGGAATTTCGCCCACTCAATTCCGCGAAGAAGCAGGAATTTCTATCGTGGCAGATTTGTCCAAATAA